The DNA region GCACGACTCGGCCGGCCCGCTCGGCCAGGCCACGCTCGACACCTCGGGTCGGCCCTTCGCGTCGTACTTCTCGGGCAACACCGTGCAGATCTGCCCGGTCGGTGCCCTGACCAGTGCCGCGTACCGGTTCCGGTCCCGACCCTTCGACCTGGTCTCCACCCCGGGCGTCGCCGAGCACGACAGCAACGGTGCCGCGATCCGGATCGACCACCGTCGCGGCGTCGTGATGCGCCGTCTCGCCGGTGACGACCCGGCGGTCAACGAGGAGTGGATCACCGACAAGGACCGGTTCGGCTACACCTGGCAGGCCATGGCGGACCGTCTCACCGTCCCGCTGGTGCGGGACCGCGGCGAGGACGGCAGCCGCGGCGAGCTGCGGCCGGCCAGCTGGGCCGAGGCGCTCGAGGTCGCGGCCGCAGGCCTGACGGCGGCCCGGGCCGCCGGTGGCGTCGGTGTGCTCCCGGGCGGTCGGTCGACGATCGAGGACGCCTACGCCTACCAGAAGTTCGCCCGGGCGGTCCTCGGCACCAACGACGTCGATCACCGCGCACGCCCGCACTCGGCCGAGGAGGAGGCGTTCTGCGCCCACCACGTGGCCGGCTCCCGGATGTCGGTGACCTTCGCCGACCTCGAGCACGCCCCGACGACCCTCCTGGTCGCCTTCGAGCCGGAGGACGAGGGCGGCATCGCCTTCCTGCGGCTGCGCAAGGGCGTCCAGGCGCACCGGAACCGGGTGTTCTCCGTCGCGCCCTTCGCGAGCCGGGCCCTGGCCAGGCTGAACGGCACTCTCCTCCAGGCCGCACCCGGCACCGAGCCCGAGGTCCTCGACGCGCTCGGCTCCCCGCGGCGCGCCGCTGGGAGCGTGCTGGCCGAGGCGGCGGTGGCGCTGCGCAGCGACGCGATCATCCTCGTCGGTGAGCGGCTCGCCACAGTGCCCGGCGGGCTGAGCGCCGTGCTGCGCCTGGCCCGGTCGACAGGCGCGCGCCTGGCCTGGCTGCCGCGCCGCGCAGGTGAGCGTGGCGGCGTCGAGGTCGGCACGCTGCCCGGTCTGCTGCCCGGCGGTCGTCCGGTCGCCGATCCGGCGGCCCGGGTGGACGTCGCAGCGGCGTGGGACGTCGAGCGGCTGCCCGATGCGCCCGGCCGGGACACCTCGCAGATGATCGCGGCCGCGATCGACGGGACCCTCGGCGGGCTCGTCGTCGGCGGCGTCGACCCGATGGACCTGCCCGATCCCACGGCCGCCCTCACGGCTCTCGTCGACGTCGGCTTCCTGGTCAGCCTCGAGGTCCGCGCCTCGGTGGTCACCGAGCTCGCCGACGTCGTGCTGCCGGTCGCCCCGCCGGTCGAGAAGCCGGGGACGTTCCTCAACTGGGAGGGCCGCCCGCGGCCGTTCCCGCAGGCACTGACCTCCACCGCGATGGCGGACCATCGCGTGCTGGACGCCCTCGCCGACGCCCTCGGTGCACCGCTCGGGCTCCGCACGCTCGCCCAGGTGCACGCCGAGATCGACGCGCTCGGTGCGTGGGACGGTGCACGGGGCGCGGCGCCGTCGGTCACCGCTGTCGAGCCGCCGGCGGTCGGCGACGGCCAGGCGGTACTGGCCACCTGGCACCAGCTGCTGGACGCCGGTCGGTGCCAGGACGGCGAGGCCTTCCTGGCCGGAACCGCCGAGCGGCCCGTCGCCCGGGCGTCCGTTGAGCTCGCCACCCGGCTCGGTCTGGCGACCGGTGGCCGCATCACCGTGCGCACCGAGGCCGGTCAGGTCACCCTGCCGCTCGTGGTGACGTCGATGCCGGACGGCGTGGTGTGGGTCCCGACGGCGTCGGTCGGCTCGATGGTGCGCTCGACCCTCCGGGTCGACGCGGGCTCGGTCGTCGACGTCCTCGCCGCAGCCGAGCCGACGGACGTGCAGGTGCCCGACGAACGACCCGCCGATGAGGGAGAGGGGCTGTGATGGCCGTGCTCAACGCGTTCGTGCTGGCTCAGGCCGCCGATGCGGCCGACGTGCCGGGCGCCGACTTCAGCAACGACACCGGCTGGATCATCCTGATCAAGGCTGTCGGCGTGATCGTCTTCCTGCTGGTCAGTGTGCTGATGGCGATCTGGTTCGAGCGCAAGGTCGTCGCCCGCATGCAGATCCGGCCCGGGCCCAACGTGCACGGTCCGTTCGGTCTGCTGCAGTCCATCTCCGACGCGATGAAGCTCCTGCTCAAGGAGGACATCAACGTCAAGGCGGCGGACAAGGTCGTCTACATCGTCGCGCCGATGATCTCCGTGTTCTGCGCGTTGCTGACGTTCGCGGTCATCCCGCTCGGACCGGAGGTCTCGATCTTCGGCGTGGTCACACCGCTGCAGCTGACCGACTTCCCGGTCGCTGTGCTGTACATCCTGGCGGCGACGTCGGTCGGCGTGTACGGCATCGTGCTGGGCGGCTGGTCCTCGGGCTCGACCTACCCGCTGCTGGGTGCGGTGCGCTCCACCGCGCAGGTGATCAGCTACGAGCTCGCCATGGGCCTGTCCCTGGTGAGCGTCTTCGTCCTGGCCGGGACGATGTCCACCTCGCAGATCGTCGAGTCGCAGGCGGAGGTGTGGTGGGTGTTCCCGCTGCTGCCCGCCTTCGTCATCTACTTCATCTCGATGGTCGGCGAGGTCAACCGGCTGCCGTTCGACCTGCCGGAGGCCGAGGGCGAGCTCGTCTCGGGGTTCATGACCGAGTACTCCTCGATGAAGTTCGCCTGGTTCTTCCTTGCCGAGTACATCAACATGCTCAACGTCTCCGCGGTGGCCACGACGCTCTTCTTCGGCGGCTGGCGGGCGCCCTTCGGCCTGCACCTGGTCAACGACGGGATGTTCAACGAGGGCTGGTGGCCGCTGCTCTGGTTCCTGGCCAAGCTGTGGTTCTTCATGTTCCTGTTCGTCTGGATCCGCGGCACGCTGCTGCGCTTCCGCTACGACCAGTTCATGAAGTTCGGCTGGAAGGTGCTCATCCCGGCCGCGCTGGCCTGGATCGTGTGCGTCTCGGTCGTGCAGGGGGTCCTGCAGTTCACCGACGTCAACCTGCGGAGCATGCTCATCGGCCTGGGTGTCCTGGCGCTGGTCGGGGTCGCGGTCTCGTTCCTGATACCTGAGAAGAAGCCCGAGCCGGTCGACCCGTCGGCCGGCGCGACCGAGCCGTTCGACGCGTTCGCGGGCGGTTACCCCGTCCCGCCCCTGCCCGGGCAGACCCTGCCGCTGTCACCGCGCCGGGCGCGGGCGCAGGCGCAGCAGTCCGCGTCGGCGCAGGCCGCGACCGCGACGCTCGAGAGCGGCACGGACGAGCCGTCCGACGTCGAGGAGGAGAAGCCCCGTGGCTGACAAGGACATCACCCGGCGCGAGGGCGCCGGCGAGGTCGCCGCCGGCGGCGGGCCCCGGTACGAGTCGCTGATCGAGCCCAAGTCGGCGCTCGGCGAGCTGCTGTCCCCGGTGGCCGGCTTCGGCGTGACCATCTCCTCGATGTTCAAGCCGACGGTCACCGAGCAGTACCCGTTCGAGAAGGTGCCGACCAAGCCGCGCTACCACGGCCGTCACCAGCTCAACCGGTACCCGGACGGCCTCGAGAAGTGCATCGGCTGCGAGCTGTGCGCGTGGGCCTGCCCGGCCGACGCGATCTACGTCGAGGGCGCGGACAACACGCCCGACGCCCAGTTCTCGCCCGGTGAGCGGTACGGCCGCGTCTACCAGATCAACTACCTGCGCTGCATCTTCTGCGGGCTGTGCATCGAGGCGTGCCCGACCCGCGCCCTGACGATGACGAACGAGTTCGAGCTCGCGAGCCCGACCCGCAGCGCGATGATCTTCGAGAAGCAGGACCTCCTCGCGCCGCTCGCGGACGGCATGCTCGCGGCCCCGCACCCGATGGTGCCGGGCACCGAGGACACCGACTACTACCGCGGATCGGTCTCCGGACCGGCCCCCGAGCAGGTCGACTGGGTCGCGCGGTGGCGCCCGGAGGACCCGTCCCTCGCCACGGTCACGACCGCGCGCCGTACCGGTGAGGCGGCCCGATGAGCGCCGCCCTGCTGGCCGGCCTGGCCGCGACGATCGCCGAGACCGGCGAGACCTCCAACAGCGAGGCGGTGCTCTTCTGGTTCCTCGCGCCGGTCATGGTGCTCGCCGCGCTCGGGCTGCTGTTCGCCCGCAAGACCGTGCACGCGGCGATGAGCATCGTGGTGGTGATGATCTCGCTGGCGATCCTCTACGTCGCACAGGAGGCGCCGTTCCTCGGCGTCGTGCAGGTGATCGTCTACACCGGCGCGGTGATGATGCTCTTCCTCTTCGTCCTGATGCTCGTCGGCGTCGACTCCTCCGACTCCCTGGTGGAGACGATCACCGGGCAGCGCTGGATCGGCGCCCTGCTCGGCATCGGCCTGGCCGTCGTGCTCGTCGGCGTCGTGCTCACCGCGGCCGACATCACCCCCGTGGGGCTCGCGGCCGCCAACGTCGACGGCAACCCGGTCGGCGTCGCGCGGGTCATCTTCGGCGACCACGTGTTCGCCCTCGAGGCCGTCGGGACGCTGCTGGTCACGGCGGCGCTCGGCGCCCTGGTGCTCACGCACCGCCAGCGGCTGACCAAGCTCCGCGGCCAGCGGGAGCGTGCCGACGCGCGCGTCGCGGGCGGCGGGACGCTCACGCCGCTGCCGGCACCCGGCGTCTACGCACGCAGCAACGCGATGGACGTCCCGGCCCTCGGTCCGGACGGCTACCCGCTCGAGTCCTCGGTGCCGCGCGTGCTGCGCAGCCGTGGTCAGGAACGCTCGGTCGCCGAGGTCCATGCGGAGATCGGCGACGCGGGCACCGGGTCCACACCACCGCGACGTGCCATCACGGGTGAGGAGCCGGTCCGATGAACCTGAGCAACTACCTGGTGCTCTCGAGCCTGCTGTTCACCATCGGTGCGTCGGCCGTGCTGCTGCGCCGCAACGCGATCGTCGTGTTCATGGGGATCGAGCTGATGCTCAACGCGGCCAACCTGG from Cellulomonas sp. KRMCY2 includes:
- the nuoI gene encoding NADH-quinone oxidoreductase subunit NuoI — protein: MIEPKSALGELLSPVAGFGVTISSMFKPTVTEQYPFEKVPTKPRYHGRHQLNRYPDGLEKCIGCELCAWACPADAIYVEGADNTPDAQFSPGERYGRVYQINYLRCIFCGLCIEACPTRALTMTNEFELASPTRSAMIFEKQDLLAPLADGMLAAPHPMVPGTEDTDYYRGSVSGPAPEQVDWVARWRPEDPSLATVTTARRTGEAAR
- a CDS encoding NADH-quinone oxidoreductase subunit G, whose product is MTTTQPTAGGTLPTVADQVTFTIDDIELAVPRGTLVIRAAESLGIAIPRFCDHPLLTPVGACRQCLVEVATPDREGTVRPMPKPQASCTLEATPGMVVRTQRTSAVADKAQHGNLELLLINHPLDCPTCDKGGECPLQNQTMSNAHGTSRFHDIKRTFPKPIAISTQILLDRDRCVLCQRCTRFSEQIAGDPFIDLQQRGIKQQIGVFDPSVLGFAGAEPVQVYRGAQPDGTPIGAAIGMPAHDSAGPLGQATLDTSGRPFASYFSGNTVQICPVGALTSAAYRFRSRPFDLVSTPGVAEHDSNGAAIRIDHRRGVVMRRLAGDDPAVNEEWITDKDRFGYTWQAMADRLTVPLVRDRGEDGSRGELRPASWAEALEVAAAGLTAARAAGGVGVLPGGRSTIEDAYAYQKFARAVLGTNDVDHRARPHSAEEEAFCAHHVAGSRMSVTFADLEHAPTTLLVAFEPEDEGGIAFLRLRKGVQAHRNRVFSVAPFASRALARLNGTLLQAAPGTEPEVLDALGSPRRAAGSVLAEAAVALRSDAIILVGERLATVPGGLSAVLRLARSTGARLAWLPRRAGERGGVEVGTLPGLLPGGRPVADPAARVDVAAAWDVERLPDAPGRDTSQMIAAAIDGTLGGLVVGGVDPMDLPDPTAALTALVDVGFLVSLEVRASVVTELADVVLPVAPPVEKPGTFLNWEGRPRPFPQALTSTAMADHRVLDALADALGAPLGLRTLAQVHAEIDALGAWDGARGAAPSVTAVEPPAVGDGQAVLATWHQLLDAGRCQDGEAFLAGTAERPVARASVELATRLGLATGGRITVRTEAGQVTLPLVVTSMPDGVVWVPTASVGSMVRSTLRVDAGSVVDVLAAAEPTDVQVPDERPADEGEGL
- a CDS encoding NADH-quinone oxidoreductase subunit J, whose translation is MSAALLAGLAATIAETGETSNSEAVLFWFLAPVMVLAALGLLFARKTVHAAMSIVVVMISLAILYVAQEAPFLGVVQVIVYTGAVMMLFLFVLMLVGVDSSDSLVETITGQRWIGALLGIGLAVVLVGVVLTAADITPVGLAAANVDGNPVGVARVIFGDHVFALEAVGTLLVTAALGALVLTHRQRLTKLRGQRERADARVAGGGTLTPLPAPGVYARSNAMDVPALGPDGYPLESSVPRVLRSRGQERSVAEVHAEIGDAGTGSTPPRRAITGEEPVR
- the nuoH gene encoding NADH-quinone oxidoreductase subunit NuoH gives rise to the protein MAVLNAFVLAQAADAADVPGADFSNDTGWIILIKAVGVIVFLLVSVLMAIWFERKVVARMQIRPGPNVHGPFGLLQSISDAMKLLLKEDINVKAADKVVYIVAPMISVFCALLTFAVIPLGPEVSIFGVVTPLQLTDFPVAVLYILAATSVGVYGIVLGGWSSGSTYPLLGAVRSTAQVISYELAMGLSLVSVFVLAGTMSTSQIVESQAEVWWVFPLLPAFVIYFISMVGEVNRLPFDLPEAEGELVSGFMTEYSSMKFAWFFLAEYINMLNVSAVATTLFFGGWRAPFGLHLVNDGMFNEGWWPLLWFLAKLWFFMFLFVWIRGTLLRFRYDQFMKFGWKVLIPAALAWIVCVSVVQGVLQFTDVNLRSMLIGLGVLALVGVAVSFLIPEKKPEPVDPSAGATEPFDAFAGGYPVPPLPGQTLPLSPRRARAQAQQSASAQAATATLESGTDEPSDVEEEKPRG